The segment GCCAGGGCagtcttttattttctctttgaagTTTGACAAGGTTCAAAGGGGAACAATTGGTTTCAACCTTCCGCAGAGGAAATGGGCCACGCTGTCCCTGAATCAAGACATCGAAGTGCGACCACATTTCTTTGACCCGAAGTCACCTACCGAGTTCCTCTCAACAATAGTTGTTGAAGTCGACTTTCTACAAAAGAAGCAGTAAGATTTCCTTAAATTCTCTAGTGGTAATAGTTGAACTCTTTTCTAATAGCTTTATAACTTATCATTAACATTGACGCTTACATTTCTGTAAGTGGTTTCCTATCATCTCTATTTATAATAGGAAATTGTCCCTATGAGCAAtgataatgtttttaaatattgctctttttagtaatatttaaaaacagtaaatttcctaaatgttctttaaaattgttgcccCAATGTAAaaggcataaaaaataatattcgcATAATATTAGTAAAATGACTTCGAAATGTTGGTGTACtctttaaataacattttccgtgcaaatgttaaaaattaatattacctTTAAATGCTCCATAAATAATTACAGAAGATAAAAAGCTTGTCAAATAATATTcactgaatattaaaaaaaaaaatctaggaATCTAAATTGCTCAGGGGTGTATTTTTGCTTAATAATGACAAGTCCAAAGAAATTCCTTTCACATTTTAAACCTTGAGTTCAATCTTACCCCTCTTTTGATTGATCCCACTCTTAAAccacaaattaaatgttacatCATCAATTTTCCTGATGTTGAAACAtcataataattgaatttttcagagctACGCAGTCTCCCTTCGATTCTGATGAAATGGCCAAGGAGTTTATGTGTCAGTTTGCTGGTTTGGCGCTGACAGTGGGTCAACCGTTGGTGTTCGCCTTCAACACTGACAAACCGCTGTTGACGGTCTCTGTGAAATCTCTAGAGTCTGTCGACCCGAACGCCATGATGTCAGGTTCCACAGTTAAACCACAAAAGACCAAGATGGGCCTCTGCAGAGGCAACACCCTTGTCCAATTCGAAAAGGCAGAGCAGTCTGGCATTAATCTCACTGGCAAAGCTAAAGGGTGAGTTTCCTTAATGACTTTTGGTTGGGTCAGAACTCTTAATCTCTCTGGctattgtcatttttttaataagggTACAAGAAAATGATGGATCAGctaatgatttttataaatattgccTCGAACGTTTGATAAGCTATCACAAATTGCGCGTTTCTGGCCATTTTTGCGTTTGATGcaaatttaagaatatttatGGTTGTACTAAATCAATAATAACGGTATGTGTTGAATTTagcttataatttaaaatttacattgatAGAAAATGTCAGAAACATTTTGAGATTTTGCTGAAAACGTGCAGGATTTTATCTatgtcaatttaaattaatctgcaTAGAAATTAACATGAATTGTTCTCTCAGAGTGCAACCCCGCCAGTCAATCATCAATCCAGACTGGGACTTCCAGAAAATGGGCATTGGTGGTCTGGACAAGGAATTCAACGCAATTTTCCGCCGAGCATTCGCTTCAAGGGTGTTCCCCCCTGAAGTGGTGGAGCAACTTGGCCTCAAGCACGTCAAGGGAATCTTACTTTTCGGCCCTCCTGGCACTGGCAAGACCTTGATGGCTCGCCAGATTGGTAACATGCTGAACGCGCGAGAGCCCAAAATTGTCAACGGCCCACAGATCCTGGACAAGTATGTTGGCGAGTCAGAGGCCAACATCAGGAGACTCTTTGCTGACGCCGAGGAAGAggtcagttttaatttgattgccggttttaaatacaattaaattttttcttgattcaTCAGATTCAtgaaacaatataaatttgattttaaatttgaaaatatagtaatttaattttgtatgccCACGTTTGTCACAGGAGAAGCGACTGGGCCCAAACAGTGGTCTTCATATCATCATCTTTGACGAGATTGACGCCATCTGCAAGGCTCGAGGTTCAGTCGCAGGAGCTACTGGAGTACACGACACAGTGGTAAACCAACTTCTGGCCAAGATCGACGGTGTAGAACAGCTCAACAATATTTTGGTGATTGGCATGACCAACCGCAAGGACATGATTGACGACGCTCTGATGCGACCTGGACGCCTTGAGGTGCAGATGGAAATTAGCTTACCTGACGAGCATGGCCGAGTGCAAATTCTCAACATCCACACCGCCCGCATGAGAGAGTTCAAAAAGCTTGACCCTGATGTTGACCCCAAGGTACAaacgataaatttttttttgaagcTGAAAATCTGCAATCAATCCACTTTTTACAACGTTAGGAGCTCGCGACTTTGACCAAGAACTTCAGTGGTGCTGAGTTGGAGGGCCTTGTAAGGGCGGCGCAGTCAACCGCTATGAACCGTCTGATCAAGGCAGCCTCCAAAGTTGAAGTGGACCCCTCTGCTATGGAAAAACTACTTGTCTCTCGATCGGATTTCCTACACGCCCTTGAAAACGATGTTAAACCAGTGAGTGTCTCCTGGTTTATTCTCTccttaaatttatgttatCTTACAATTTGCACCACACAGTCTGTTTtcttgacttaaaaaattttgtttactaCCATATATTTATCAGGCAACACATTGTTTAgttataaattagattttttaacttgaattaattggttttttgGACCAAGGTTAAGCCTTCTTGGTCTTTTGCATTGTATAATTCACTACTCCAAagtatatttttgaatataaaatattaagccaATCTTAAcacaacatttatttataaccaTGGTTTTAACAGGCTTTCGGAACAAGCGCCGAAGCGTTGGATCACTTGTTGGGGCGTGGTGTGTTGGTATGGGGCAAGCCGGTGTCCTCACTGCTGGAGGATGGCCAGTTGCTGATCCAGCAGGCTAAACTTGCTGAAAATACGGGTCTCGTGTCTGTGCTAATCGAGGGTCCGCCAAACTCTGGCAAGACGGCCCTTGCTTCCAAGCTGGCCAAGATGTCTGATTTCCCGTTTGTGAAGGTGTGCTCTCCAGAGGATATGGTTGGCTTCACAGAATCGGCTAAGTGCCTCTCCATTAGAAAGGTGAgtttaatcttaaatttataatgctgatatgaacaaataaatttatttgtacagATCTTTGACGACGCATACAGGTCAGTGCTTAGCTGTGTGTTGGTGGACAACATTGAGCGTCTGCTGGACTACGGCCCCATCGGTCCAAGATACTCTAACCTGACTCTGCAAGCCTTGTTGGTTCTGCTGAAAAAGGAACCACCAAAAGGCCGCAAGCTGTTGGTCATCTGCACTAGCAGCCGTCGCCAGGTGCTCGAGGAGATGGAAATGTTGTCCGCGTTCACAGCAGTCATGCATGTGCCCAACTTGTCAACGCCTGAGCATTTGTTGACTGTTTTAAAAGAATCTAACGCCTTTTCCCAGCATGACCTCGCCAACATCGCCAAAAACGTGAAAGGCCACAAGTGAGTTTGGTCATTGTTTAATTCAAGTGTTCACCGCTGGTTATTTTTTGACGCCAGAAATTCTAAACAGAAAATTAGCAGGATTTAATGACATGAGAAAACAtaagtgcaaaatatttattttctggaaatttaCACACATTAAACATCACCCAAACATGCGATAATCTTGATTTGAGTTAATACTTTTACCGTTTTCATATTATCGAtcacaaaatgtgatatttttaacattattttgttgcaCATGTTTAACGTTTTTACATCTGTAATGCTAATCTTTAACCCTTTTCCTCAGGGTGTTCATTGGAGTGAAGAAGCTGCTCGCACTGATTGACATGGCCAAGCAGACACCTGAGAACATGCGAGTGGTCAAGTTCCTGACCAAGCTGGAGGAGGAGGGTGGTCTCATCACGCCCACCTCAATGCAGTGAGCCCTCCTCTGGGATAGCCACCCCATAGCCATCAGAGGGTTGTCGCACCCACATACCATTTCCAAGCAAGTCAAGTTTTGACCTACATATAAAATTGatctcattttattatatatatcaACTCGattcatcaattaatttaatgggtcaaagaaaaattgctatCTTGGGTAGCTCAACTAATGCGGGGACCCA is part of the Cloeon dipterum chromosome 1, ieCloDipt1.1, whole genome shotgun sequence genome and harbors:
- the LOC135947903 gene encoding vesicle-fusing ATPase 1-like, coding for MASQKMKAAKCPSDELSLSNYAIANRDDFPNEVQHVIVTTAPGQSFIFSLKFDKVQRGTIGFNLPQRKWATLSLNQDIEVRPHFFDPKSPTEFLSTIVVEVDFLQKKQATQSPFDSDEMAKEFMCQFAGLALTVGQPLVFAFNTDKPLLTVSVKSLESVDPNAMMSGSTVKPQKTKMGLCRGNTLVQFEKAEQSGINLTGKAKGVQPRQSIINPDWDFQKMGIGGLDKEFNAIFRRAFASRVFPPEVVEQLGLKHVKGILLFGPPGTGKTLMARQIGNMLNAREPKIVNGPQILDKYVGESEANIRRLFADAEEEEKRLGPNSGLHIIIFDEIDAICKARGSVAGATGVHDTVVNQLLAKIDGVEQLNNILVIGMTNRKDMIDDALMRPGRLEVQMEISLPDEHGRVQILNIHTARMREFKKLDPDVDPKELATLTKNFSGAELEGLVRAAQSTAMNRLIKAASKVEVDPSAMEKLLVSRSDFLHALENDVKPAFGTSAEALDHLLGRGVLVWGKPVSSLLEDGQLLIQQAKLAENTGLVSVLIEGPPNSGKTALASKLAKMSDFPFVKVCSPEDMVGFTESAKCLSIRKIFDDAYRSVLSCVLVDNIERLLDYGPIGPRYSNLTLQALLVLLKKEPPKGRKLLVICTSSRRQVLEEMEMLSAFTAVMHVPNLSTPEHLLTVLKESNAFSQHDLANIAKNVKGHKVFIGVKKLLALIDMAKQTPENMRVVKFLTKLEEEGGLITPTSMQ